atgtatttctgagagttacTCCAACGACTGGGGTTGGTCTGGCATTAAAAATGCGAAAGCTTAATCCTCGGTTTATAGGGCCCTACCAGATTCTTAAACGTGTCGGTAACGTGGCATATCAGATCGCGTTACCTCCTTCTCTTTCTACTCTTCATAGTGTCTTTCATCTATCCCAACTTCCCAAGTACATTTTCGATCCTTCGCACGTGATTGAGTCAGACAAGgtccaaataaaagaaaatctaaCTTTTGAGACCTTACCGCTACGaatcgaggaccaaaagacCAAAGGATTAAGGGGTAAGACGATTTCATTGGTTAAGGTTGTCTGGGGAGGTGCTACTGGCGAAAGTGCTACGTGGGAGGTCGAAAGCCAGATGCGCGATTCTTATCCAGAACTGTTCTTGTCAggtaaatttcgaggacgaaattttcttcaacagggggagaaatgtaacaccccaatttctcattatCTTGTTTAAAATAGTATAACGATacgatactatttttttatatgagtgttaatatgtgttctaatttctttGGGTGTCTGTGTGTTTgtattagtaattaatttaaattattaatattaaccatatttaacttacaaaaaaatacatcaaataaaataaatatatataaaaaaaaataaaaaataaacaaggaGTAAAATTGTATTGCTACATTATATTATTACTTTAGCACTAATAGAGTGagttattattgttaataataataataataataataataataataataataataataataataataataataataataataataataataataataatNNNNNNNNNNNNNNNNNNNNNNNNNNNNNNNNNNNNNNNNNNNNNNNNNNNNNNNNNNNNNNNNNNNNNNNNNNNNNNNNNNNNNNNNNNNNNNNNNNNNNNNNNNNNNNNNNNNNNNNNNNNNNNNNNNNNNNNNNNNNNNNNNNNNNNNNNNNNNNNNNNNNNNNNNNNNNNNNNNNNNNNNNNNNNNNNNNNNNNNNNNNNNNNNNNNNNNNNNNNNNNNNNNNNNNNNNNNNNNNNNNNNNNNNNNNNNNNNNNNNNNNNNNNNNNNNNNNNNNNNNNNNNNNNNNNNNNNNNNNNNNNNNNNNNNNNNNNNNNNNNNNNNNNNNNNNNNNNNNNNNNNNNNNNNNNNNNNNNNNNNNNNNNNNNNNNNNNNNNNNNNNNNNNNNNNNNNNNNNNNNNNNNNNNNNNNNNNNNNNNNNNNNNNNNNNNNNNNNNNNNNNNNNNNNNNNNNNNNNNNNNNNNNNNNNNNNNNNNNNNNNNNNNNNNNNNNNNNNNNNNNNNN
This region of Cicer arietinum cultivar CDC Frontier isolate Library 1 unplaced genomic scaffold, Cicar.CDCFrontier_v2.0 Ca_scaffold_4539_v2.0, whole genome shotgun sequence genomic DNA includes:
- the LOC113785130 gene encoding uncharacterized protein, translated to MRKLNPRFIGPYQILKRVGNVAYQIALPPSLSTLHSVFHLSQLPKYIFDPSHVIESDKVQIKENLTFETLPLRIEDQKTKGLRGKTISLVKVVWGGATGESATWEVESQMRDSYPELFLS